Sequence from the Procambarus clarkii isolate CNS0578487 chromosome 2, FALCON_Pclarkii_2.0, whole genome shotgun sequence genome:
GAGCTTTGTATTATTTAATCGTTAAACAACGTCTTGAGAATGAACTTGTCATATTGCAAGTTGTAAGTGCTCTGGCCGACACAAGTCAAAAGTTGCTGATGCCTACCGCAGTTGTTCTTGCTCACTCAACTCTAGTTGGAAGCAAGTTGGTGAGGAACTCGAGAGGAATGAGGCCGGTTCTTGTCGATAAGACGGTCACTATAACGGTCATGTGGAAGAGGTCATCCAAAGGAAGGTGAGAAACACTGTGTTACTATTGATGATGAAGTCAACACctcagaacttttttttttttttgcagggatattcctgcgcgggccctaagcctctggctggcccactaagtgttgcttgtttctgttttacttgggcggagtatgagtatttatgactcatatggtcgcttcagtaagatttggtcccacgtgtttaacaacttctgctctgttgtatctaagttgaaatcttaatggatttgtaactgcactgtgttaaataatgttccagtggtctgtcgggcatttctacaCAGTGCTGACATAACTGGTCTCATCAATTAGACTCTACTGTAAGAACATATTTTCGACGACGAGCATTATGTTGGACAGATTCATGTCAGCTAtactcgacacacacacacacacacacacacacacacacacacacacacacacacacacacacacacacacacacacacacacacacacacacgtgactcctAGCAATTCTAAACAGAAAATACAGCTGATTCTATAATTAAAGAGCATGAAGATAGGTAATGCTCTACATAGGTAACTTGCTTATAAAGAACTCTCTCACACTAAACGATATTCCTTGAAACAGACGGATGATACTAAGCAATTACATTCACTCCCGATGACTGTCAGCCCTAATAAAGTAATTTTAAATGTTAATATCAATGAATTCCGGATTACCCACAAGCAAAGCCTTGAATTCATGCAGAAATGTGAAAAATAAAAATGTGATTGCCTTTAAGTTTCAATATGCCAAATCTGTCACAGAAACTGCATTGAAAGAAAAATATTTTAAAAGCCTAGTCTAAGAATGATTCAGTCCTTTACAGATATGTTTAATACCATCCCTTAAATGGAAATTATATGAAGAATTGCACACACTCTTAAGAAGTGTAAAATTAATGTTGTGTTTAAGAATTTGTGTACAGTGAATAACGTATTGATGAAAAATTCCTCTGTTTTTTTGGTGGATGTGTAAGTAAGATACATTGTAAGTTATGTATTACGGTTTACATTAGTCAATCACTACGAATATGGACAAACAGTTAAGCCAGTGTAAATGTTCTattagatcaggtcacatttcaaATGGTATTGTTTGCTCACTTAGGAGATTTCAGCTATTCTGTTGACTGGATTATTGCAATCCAGAATTGCAATAATGCAGTCAACAATTATTGAATTACAATTGTTGCTTTGAACTAGAGCAAGTCTTCATTAGCAGAAAGACAAGTGACTCACGTGTAATTATATATAGAGATAATACTTTGAATTTGAGTCCGGGATTGTACAAAAGTTACAAATTTTTAGTTAGTATTTTGCCGCGAAAACAATTGAGATGAAGGGAGGGAATCATCAGGGGAAAacatcaagccattacgactatatagcacttggaagggattaggataaaggatttgggatgggacggagggaaggaatggtgcccagccacttggacggtcggggattgaacgccgacctgcatgaagcgagaccgtcactctaccgtccagcccaagacaGGTTTAAGGGTCACAGCCCCTCCTATCTGGCCTCCAGTACCCTGTCTGCTGTTTCACTACTCTCTTTTCACGGTTCGTTTTCATATTTTCTCAACTTTCGCAGATAAATTTCGTGTTATTCGTTGCACTGGTCGCAGTTTACTTACGATTTACATTCAGTTCTTGCTTACATTTTCGTCCCTAATTTAAATTACTAGTTGTTGTTTTATAGGTAGTTGGCACCAGTTTCTTAAATtggtctccttccttgctactttcTCTCTCTGGCATTTGTTACTTATTCCTGACGACGTCTCTCTGAAGGAACCAAAGCGGTCGTACTACTTCCTATTTCTCTGTGGTGCTTAACGCATTCGTCAAATTTGTGAAGGCAAGTGTTCTGTATCTCTCATTAAATATCTCTCATTATCTCATTCGAGCAGCCTAAGAACTGAGCGAGAGGAAACGTGATATTTCTGAATATTGTTCTTTAATTACTGATATTTTTGCTTTAAAAATTGTCACATTAGCTTACATTCCTTAGCCTAATATGAGAGTAACATATATCTTACGTGTTAGAACAAAATATACAAGTTATATTAGAATATAAATTTACTATCTTACTAGTCAAGGTACATTAAATAACAGTTATCAACTTTCGCTTCAAAGTTAAAATAGATCACAGTTAGTAGTCTACACTACTAGTTATATTAGATAACTGTCAGTGGTCTACTCTTTCAGATACATTAGGTTATAGGAACTTCCTTACTTTTTATGTTACATAATACAGCAACTTCTTTACACTTCTAGTTAAATAAAGTTAAAGTCATTATCTTTCTCTTCACGTTACATTACAATACAGTGACCGGCATCGTTCACTACTGGTTCAGTTACTGTTGCTGTTCTGTGACTGAGCACCTGGGTGCTCGTGCCTGACTGGGTGTTCGTGCATAACTGGGTGTTCGTGCAAGATTGTTTCAGTAAACTCGTCACACATCTTGTTCATTTCCTGCCTTGTGAACAGAACACACAGCTTGTGCATGTTCAGCAGCGCCTCTAATTGTTTCTGCATTTCTTGTGTAAAATTTTCAGTGGCTGCTGTTAGAACGTTGTCGCGAGAGTCTTGAAGTTTTTCATGGTCGATATTTAGAGTTTCCATTGAAAGCAAAGTATGTGATACTAGACGGGTCTCATTTAATATTTCATTCAGATGCTTCAATTTCTTTTCATTTTTCAGTTTTTGTACATTAAACAGACTCGTAATTCTATTGGCGTCGTCCTTGAAGTTGTCGTTTAATTCCTTAGATTCCATgacgaacttttcgtttaattccTTAAATTCCATTGTGAACTTTTCGTGTAATTCCTTTGAACGTTCTTTATATTTGTCCTGTTCTTCGACGTAGACTTTCCAGTTATTTTCCTGTTTCTTTATGAGACTCTCTCACAAACTCAGCCACTTGTTGGGCTCGAATATAAATAATGAGCTCCAATCAGACTTAAGCGAACGTTTCCAGAGGTTCAGTGCTTGTCCTGCAATGTTGCACATTTTCTGGACATGTTCATCCATGTATTGATCAAGATCCTGTCTTAATTCTATATTTTCCGTGTTTTTTAGCATCTGCTTTTCAACTTTCTCGAAGTCTTCCTTTGCCAATTTTAGGCCTTTCTCGGCTTCTGTGATTCTTTCTGCAATTTTCTTTTCATTCGGTTTTATATTTTCGTCATTTTTATATCTCTTCTTCCTCTCAGGTTCACCTATTTCTTTTCTACTTTTCTTTCTATTTTTGTGAAACGATTCAATTTTCTCACGATAATCCGATTGTTCTTTATTCAATGATGTTAAGATTTCCATGTTTAGAAAATCTAATTTTTCTAGCCACTTTTCAGAGATGTTTGCTAATATTTTAGATGATatatcctctggtgttacttgggTTGAAGCACCACCAACTAGGCCACCTATAAGAGGTAGTTCTGAATCTCTCTCTGAAAGATCAATACTTTTCGCAgcatttttaaatattattaaggGAAAAACTGATTTTTTATCTGTAAACATGTAAATGTATATTCCGCAAAATATAATCCCCAGgcaagcaaggagcagtaacataaGACACGCAACAAATGCTCTGAAGTAACTGGGTAACGGATCACACTCACAAGTTACAGAGGGAGACTGGGTCATGAGTTGCCGTTCACCGTAGGAGTCGAGTGACGTGGCCTTCACTCTCAGGCTACCAGAGTAGGTGTTGAGGGTCAGTGTAGCTCCAGGAAGCATGAGGACACCGTCTTCCTCTGACGCCGTCGTCGTCGATTCTCTCAAAACTACATTGCCTTCGTTGATTAACCCGTGATACGCTACCACAGCCACAGATGATTTGTGCAACAGAAGATCAGAACCTTTTGTCACATGCAGGTTTTGGAGAGTTTGGAGTGTTGATGAGACCAGGTCCACCGAGACGCCTGGCTGTAGAGGGCTGGAGACGTTGAAGACCTTGATGACGGAGTTGATGACGATGAGTTGACTGATGTTGGCGGTGGTGGCCAGCGTGGTGATGATGCTGTCTTCCATGTATATACGACTCACCCGGCTAGGTAATCTGTCCAAGTTCGAGTGTCTGGCGGAGAACTCGCGGTGAGGTTCACAAGGGTCaccctcgcccttcaccaccaccacctcggccACGTTGTTGAACATAACGCTGACACACACAGTTTCACTCAGCTGCAGCTTCACAGCGTTTTACACGAACACCTTCTGCACTGATGTGTCCAGTTCTTCATCCATAAAAACCATCTACGGAAGGAACAATATATTAATCAATGACTATAAATGTTTACTCATAGGAGATGGCCTTCCAGGAGTAAGCTTTTAATGATCGGAATCACCTAAAGAGGAAATATATTCACATGTATGATTACTTAATTTTCAGATCGCGTGATTTACAGACgacaaaaatatattattttcgcCACTGAATACCACCGATCTATGTGtgaaaaaaacatatatatatatatatatatatatatatatatatatatatatatatatatatatatatatatatatatatatatataactatatatatatatataactatatatatatatatatatatataactatgtcgtacctagtagccagaacgcacttctcagcctactatgcaagacccgatttgcctaataagacaagttttcatgaattaatgttttttcgactacctaacctacctaacctaacctaacctaactttttcggctacctaacctaacctaacctataaa
This genomic interval carries:
- the LOC123762284 gene encoding uncharacterized protein, with amino-acid sequence MFNNVAEVVVVKGEGDPCEPHREFSARHSNLDRLPSRVSRIYMEDSIITTLATTANISQLIVINSVIKVFNVSSPLQPGVSVDLVSSTLQTLQNLHVTKGSDLLLHKSSVAVVAYHGLINEGNVVLRESTTTASEEDGVLMLPGATLTLNTYSGSLRVKATSLDSYGERQLMTQSPSVTCECDPLPSYFRAFVACLMLLLLACLGIIFCGIYIYMFTDKKSVFPLIIFKNAAKSIDLSERDSELPLIGGLVGGASTQVTPEDISSKILANISEKWLEKLDFLNMEILTSLNKEQSDYREKIESFHKNRKKSRKEIGEPERKKRYKNDENIKPNEKKIAERITEAEKGLKLAKEDFEKVEKQMLKNTENIELRQDLDQYMDEHVQKMCNIAGQALNLWKRSLKSDWSSLFIFEPNKWLSL